In the genome of Streptomyces sp. NBC_00433, the window GACCTGCGCGGGCACCTGGCGGTACTGCGGCTGGCTGTTCGGGCTCATCGGGGACTTCCTCCGGCGGACACTGGGACAGACTCCGTCGAAGGGACGAGGGCGCGCATGCGCTCCCGCGGTACCACCCTTCTTGGCGGTGGAGGACTTCCCACCGCCCCCTCATTGGGGTCAGCGATGCCGGTTCTACTCGCCCAGCGGGCTTTCTTCCGGCGGCTCCGGGCTGATCTTCACCCCGCGCACACCCCCGGGCTTCCACCGTCCCCGGGTCGCTCATGGCTGCGTGCGGCGCTACTCGTCCCATCCACACGTTTCGCTGCCGCAAGTGTACGGGGGCACGGGGTGCGGCGTCGCCGCGATTACGGCCGCCCGCGCCGGGTGGCCCGGCTGACCCGAATGGCCTGCTCCGCGCGCCAGGCAGCCGGTCGTCACGCATCGTTACGGAGGTACCGGAATACCTGGCGGTGAGCTGGGCACAACGGATGCAGACCTGTCCGCCCCGCCCCGGGCCGGCCGGGTCGGCCGGTCAGTGCCCCGCTGCCGCAGGTCCGGCGCGGACCGCCGTCGCCGGCGTGATCCGCGCAGAGGATCACAGACGTGAAGGGGCCGCGCCCATGGTCGTGGACAAGCCGGCCGCCAAGAAGGCGGCCCCGAAGAAGGCGGCCGCCAAGAAGGCCTCCCCGAAGAAAGCCGCAGGCAAGAAGGCCGCTGCGGCCGGGGAGGCGGCGGCGGAAGCGGCCGCACGGGGGAAAGCCGCAGCAAGTACGGCGGCTTCTGCTGGGGAAGCGCCCGCCGTGGGTAAGAAAGCCGGAGGCAGGAAGGCGGCCCCCGCCAAGAAGGCAGCGGGCAAGAAGGCCGCCGCCAGGGAGGCGGCGCCCGACGAGCGGGTTGCGGGCGACGGGGAGGGCGTGGGCAGGCGTGCCGCGGCCGAGGCGGCGGCCGGTGGCGGGGAAAGCGTTGGCCGGGATGGGTCCGAGACGGGAGCTGGCACTGTGGGTGTGGAGAAGACTGCGGCAGGTACGGCCGCGAGCGGCGTGCCCGCGGCGCGCGGGGCAGCCGAGGCCGGGGTGCTCGCCGTCCTGCCGGGGGAGGACCCCTGGACGGCGGACGAGGTCGAGGAGGCGAGATCCGAGCTGGTCTCCGAGGTCGAGCGGCTCAATGCCGAGATCGCGGCCTCGGAGGCGGCGGTCGCGGGCATGCTCCGCGACTCCGCCGACAGCGGCGGCGACGAGGTCGACACCGGCGCGAAGAACATCAGCCGGGAGTCGGAGCTGGCGCTCGCCGCGAACACCCGCGACATGCTCGTGCAGGCCGAGCACGCGCTCCAGCGGCTGGAGGAGGGCACCTACGGCCTGTGCGAGGTGTGCGGCAACCCGATCGGCAAGGCCAGGATGCAGGCCTTCCCCCGGGCGACCCTCTGCCTGGACGACAAACAGCGCCAGGAGCGCCGATGACCGGCCCGCGGGGTGTGCCGTACCCTCGTCAGCAGGCGAGCGTCGGAGCACACACGGGCTGAGGGCTGAGGGACCACGTGACGGAAGCGGAGCGCATCATCATCACGCCGGACGGCGACACCCCGGACGGGGCCGCGGAGTCCGCGTCCGGCACCTCCGTGGCGTCCGGCGCCGCGGACGGCGCGGGCACCGCCGACCTCGCGGCCGGGCGCCGGCGCCGCGTCCTGGTGCTGGTGGGCGTCGCGGCCTTCGCCTACCTGCTCGACCTGCTGTCGAAGATATGGGTGGTCACCAGCCTGGAGAACCACGCCCCGATCAGTGTCTTCGGCCACTACCTGCGGTTTGACGCGATCAGGAACGCCGGCGCGGCCTTCGGCCTCGGCCAGGGCATGACGATCGTCTTCACGGTGATCGCGGCCGGTGTGATCGTGGTGATCGCCCGGCTGTCCCGGCGGCTCTACAGCGTGCCGTGGGCCATCGCGCTCGGCCTGCTGCTCGGCGGCGCCTTCGGCAACCTGACCGACCGGGTCTTCCGCGCCCCCGGCGGCTTCCAGGGCCGGGTGGTGGACTTCATCGCCCCGGCCCACTTCGCGGTCTTCAACCTCGCCGACTCCGCCATCACCTGCGGCGGTGTGCTGATCGTGCTGCTGTCCTTCCGCGGCATCGACCCGGACGGCACCCGCCACCGCGACTAGGCCCCGATCCCCGGACACGGCGCTGCGTGGCCCCCTCCCGCAAGGGGGCGCCCACCAGGGGCGGGCCGGGAGGCCGGGCGGGTCCTGCATACTCGTCGGGTGAGTACCGTTCCTGAAGTCCGCTCCCTGCCCGTGCCCGACGGCCTCGAAGGCGAGCGGGTCGACGCCGCCATCGCCCGTATGTTCGGCTTCTCCCGCACCAAGGCCGCGGAGTTGGCGGCCGGCGGGAAGGTCTCCCTCGACGGGTCGGTCGCCGGCAAGTCGGAGCGGGTCCACGGCGGGGCGTGGCTGGAGGTCGAGATGCCGGCGGCCGCGGCCCCGGTGCAGATCGTCGCCGAGCCCGTGGAGGGCATGGAGATCGTCCACGACGACGACGACGTCGTGGTCATCATGAAGCCGGTCGGCGTGGCCGCCCACCCCAGCCCCGGCTGGACCGGCACCACCGTGATCGGCGGCCTGGCCGCGGCGGGCTACCGTATCTCCACCTCCGGCGCCGCGGAGCGCCAGGGCATCGTCCACCGGCTCGACGTGGGCACCTCGGGCCTGATGGTGGTCGCCAAGTCGGAGCGCGCCTACACCCGGCTCAAGCAGCAGTTCCGCGACCGGGTCGTGGACAAGCGCTACCACGCCCTGGTCCAGGGGCACCCCGACCCGATGAGCGGCACGATCGACGCCCCCGTCGGCCGGCACCCCACCCACGACTACAAGTGGGCCGTCACCGCCGACGGCAAGCCCTCGGTGACGCACTACGACCTCATCGAGGCCTACCGCTCCGCGAGCCTGCTGGACATCAAGCTGGAGACCGGCCGCACGCACCAGATCCGGGTGCACATGTCCGCGCACCGCCACCCCTGCGTCGGCGACCTCACCTACGGCGCCGACCCGGTGATGGCCAAGCGGCTCGGCCTGACCCGGCAGTGGCTGCACGCCAAGCGGCTGGGCTTCGAGCACCCCGCGGACGGCGAGTGGGTCGAGTTCGACAGCGACTACCCCGACGACCTCAGGCAGGCGCTGGAGACCGTGCGGGCGGACAGCCGATGACCGCCGTGCAGTCCGCGGGGCCCCGGATACGGGTGGTCGCCGCGGACGACGCCGACGCCATGGCCGCGGTGCACGCGATCCGGCACGAGGTCTTCGTGGTGGAGCAGAACGTGCCGGCCGACCTGGAGTGGGACGGCAAGGACGGCAGGGCCGTGCACGTGCTGGCCCCGGGCGCGGGCACCGGGCGGCTGCTGCTGGGCGCCGACGCGGCCGCCAAGAACGGCGGCGATCCGGACCTCGCGGTGCTGGGGCGGCTCGCCGTGCTCGAACCCGCCCGCGGTACGGGCCTGGGCGCCCTGCTGGTGCGCGCCCTGGAGGACGAGGCCGCCAGGCTCGGCCTGGCCGGCGTCTACCTGGAGGCCCAGGTCCACGCCATCGGCTTCTACCTCAAGCTCGGCTATGCCGCCTCCGGCCCGGAATTCCAGGACGCCGGCATCGCCCACCGCGCCATGCGGCGCATCTGGCGGCCGTAGCAGCGGCCGTGGCGGCGCTCGGCGCGGCCCGAGGGCCGCGGCGGCGCCGCGTGGCACTCTGACGGGCGTGGATCAGCTCGCCCTGTTCTTCTCGCTCATGCTCGCGGCCGTCGTGGTGGTGCCGCTCGGGGATCGTACGGGCCTGCCGTCACCGGTGCTGATGACGCTGATCGGCGGGGTGCTCGCGCTGATCCCGCAGGTCCCCAACGTCCAGATCGACCCCGACCTGATCCTGCCGCTGGTGCTGCCGCCGCTGCTGTACGCGGCGGTGCAGCGCACCTCCTGGCGGCAGTTCGCGGCCAACCGGCGGGCGATCTTCCTGCTCGCGGTGGCGCTGGTCTTCATCACCACCGCGGCCGTCGCCGCGGTGGCGGACGCGGTGGTGCCCGGCATCACCCTGGCCGCGGCCTTCACCCTCGGCGCCCTGGTGGCGCCGCCCGACCCGGTCGCGGCGACCGCGGTGGCCGGGGCACTGGGGCTGCCGCGCCGGATGATCTCCATCCTGGAGGGCGAGGGGCTCTTCAACGACGTCACCGCGATCGTGCTCTACCACGTGGCCGTGGCAGCGGCCGTCTCCGGGCACTTCTCGCTGCCGCACGCGGTGCTCGAACTGGTGCTGTCCGCGGTCGTCGCGCTCGTCGTCGGCCTGGTGCTCGGCTGGGGCGCCAACAAGCTGATGGGGGCGGTCGGCGACCCCACCCTGCAGATCAGCCTGTCGCTGCTGGTGCCCTACGCGTCCTACGCCCTCGCCGAGGAGCTCTCCGGGTCCGGCGTCCTCGCGGTCCTCACCAGCGCCCTCTTCCTGGCCGAATACGCCTTCGCCGCCGACGACGTCACCGCGCGGCTGGCCGGCACCACCTTCTGGGAGATCGTCGAGACCCTGATCACCGGGATCGCCTTCGGCCTGATCGGCCTGGAGCTGCACCATGTCTTCAGCGTCGGCTCGAGCAACTGGGGGCCGATGACCCGGCACGCGGGCCTGGTCGTGGCCGTGGTGGTGGGTGTACGGCTGCTCTACCTGCTGCCGGCCGCCTGGATCGCCAGGAGGCTGCACACGCTGCGGGACATGGACGAGGACATCCCGATGACCTGGCAGGAGACCGTCATCATGTGGTGGTCGGGCATGCGCGGGGTCGCGTCGGTCGCGCTGGCGCTGGCCATCCCGCTGACCACCGACCACGACGGGGCCTTCCCGGCCCGTACGGAACTGCTCTTCATCGCCTTCGCCGTGGTGCTGGCCACCCTGGTCGTCCAGGGCCTGACGCTGCCCTGGCTGGTCAGGCGGCTCGGGGTGAGCAGCGACATCGACGCCGAGCACGCCCTGGAGCACGACCTCGCGGTGCGGGCGATGGCCGCGGCCCGCGCCCGGCTCAAGGAGATCGAGCGGAGCGAGCCCATCGACGACGACCTGTCGGAGATGCTGCACCGCAGGGCCTTCGACATGGGCGCCCGCATCTCACCCGACATCGTGGACGAGGAGCGCCGCGAGTCGCACGCCCGCCGGGTCAAGCGGGTCAAGGCGCTGGGCCGCATCCAGGACGACATGCTGTCCGCCGCCCGCCACGAGGTGCTCGCGGCCCGCAGTGAGCCGGGCAACGACCCGGAGGTCGTCGACCGGGTGCTGCGTCACCTCGACCTGCGCTCGATGCGCACCTGAGCGGCCCTCCCGCGGTCAGGAGGCGCCGGGCGCGGACGTCGTGCTCACCCGCGGCAGCGCGTACGGGTGCTCGCGGCGCAGCCACTCGATCATCTGCTCGCGCACCAGGCAGCGCAGGTTGAAGACGTCGTCGGCGTCCTTGGCGGTGACCAGGGCCCTGAGCTGGACGGTGGTGGGCGTGGTGTCGATCACCACGAGATTCCACGCCCTGCGGTCCCACTCCCGGGTCTGCTCCAGCACCTCGTACAGCCGCTTGCGCATCGCCTCGACCGGCACCGCGTGGTCCAGGTGGAAGTAGACCGTGCCGGTCATCCGGGCGTCGCCCCGCGACCAGTTCTCGAAGGGCCTGCTGGTGAAGTACGACACCGGCATGGTGATCCGCCGCTCGTCCCAGGTGCGGACGCTCAGGTAGGTCAGGGTGATCTCCTCGACGGTGCCCCACTCGCCGTCCACCACCACCGTGTCGCCGATCCGCACCATGTCGCCGAAGGCGATCTGCAGCCCGGCGAAGAGATTTCCCAGCGTGGCCTGGGCCGCGACACCGGCGACGATGCCGATGATGCCGGCGGACGCCAGCATCGACGCCCCGACCGTGCGCATCTCGGGGAAGCTGAAGAGCATCGAGGCGACCGCGATCACCCCGACGATCGCGGTGAACACCCGCTGGATCAGCGCCGACTGGGTCCGCAGCCGGCGGATCTTCGCGACGTCCCTGGAGACCGCCGCGTAGCGCGCGTAGGAGGAGTCGGTGCCGGCGGTCGCGACCCTGACCAGCAGCCAGGCGGTGGCGCCGATCAGCACCAGGGTCAGGCCCTGCCCGACGGCCGCGCTGTGTCTCCCGCCGACGTGCGCCGTCCGGTAGGCGCCGCGCAGGATCGCCGTGCACAGTGCCACCTGGAGCGGCAGCCCGCAGCGCCGCAGCAGGTGCCACAGCGGGGTCTCCGGGTGCCGGGCGTCCGCCGCGCGCAGCGATCTGTCCACGGCCCACCCCACGGCCAGGGTGAGCGTGAGCGCCACTCCCACCACCATCACCGGCCGCAACGCGCCTTCCATGGTCACCTCTCAGGTCCGACGTCCCAATGGCACCATGGACGCGTACCCGACCTGCCGGAGGAAACCCTGTGACGATCGTCCTGTTCCACTCCATGTACGGCCTGCGGCCGGCCGTGCACACCGCCGCCGACCGGCTGCGGGCCGCGGGGCACGAGGTGCTGGTGCCCGACCTCTACGACGGCAGGACCACCACCGACGCCGAGGAGGGGATGCGGATCAAGGACGAGATCGGCAAGGACGAGCTGCTGCGCCGGGCGGTCGCCGCGGCGGCGCCGCTGTCCGACCGGGGCCTGGTCTACGCCGGGTTCTCGCTGGGCGGCTCGGTCGCGCAGAACCTGGCACTCGGCGACGAGCGGGCCCGCGGGCTGCTGCTCCTGCACGGCACCTCGGACATCGCCGACGACGCGGCCACCGACATCCCGGTGCAGCTGCACGTCGCCGACCCCGACCCCTTCGAGCCCGACGACTGGCTGAACGCCTGGTATCTGCGGATGGGCAAGGCGGGCGCCGACGTGGAGGTCCACCGCTACCGCGGCGCCGGCCACCTCTACACGGACCCCGGGCTGCCCGACTACGACGAGGAGGCCGCGACGCGCACCTGGGCGGTCGCGCTGGACTTCCTCCGGGAGCTGTAGCCCGCCGGAGGAAGCCGCACGCTGCGGGCTACTTCTTCAGCTGGGCGGCGATGCCCGCCACCACCTTGTCGGAGGCCACACCGTTGACCTCGACGGCGGTGCCGTTGACCAGGACGTAGGGGGTGCCCTTCGCGGACGCGGGGTCCTTGTTGTAGGCGGCGGTCATGGCCAGCGCCCACTTGTCGAAGGTGCCCTTCTTCACCGCGTCGGAGAACTTGGCATTGCCCTTGAGCGCCGGGACCTGCTGCGCGATGGAGATCAGCTTGTCGGCGCTCTTGTAGGAGTCCGAGGTCTCGTCGGGGTGGTTGGCCTTGGAGTACAGCGCCTTGTGGAACTGCTCGAAGGCGTCGACGGAGACGTTCAGCGCGGCGCCCATGGCGCTGAGCGCCTTCTTCGAGCCGGAGCCGTTGTCCTTGTCGTCGATGAAGGTGCCGAACGTGTAGTTGATCTGGTACTTGCCGTCCTTGGCGCCCTGCAGTACCGCGTCGCCCGCGGTCTGCTCGTAGGCGGCGCAGTAGGGGCAGCGGGGGTCCTCGAACTCGTGGACGACGTTCTTGTTGCCCGCGTCGCCGATGACGATCGTGGTGCCGTCGGTGCCCGAGGTGTTGGCCGGCTTGACCAGGGTGTTCTTGGCGGCCGCCGACCAGTAGCTGGGCTTGTTCATCTCGTTGACGGCGAAGGCGACGCCGCCGGCTATCGCCAGCAGGGCCACGACGCCGCCGCCGACGGCCAGCTGGCGGCGGACCTTGGCCCGCTTGGCGTCCTTCTCGCGCTGGGCGCGCAGCCGCTCGCGTGCGGCTTCCTTGCTGGCCTTGCTGTTGCGGTTGCTCATGACGGATCTCCGTGAGTACGCGTGGTGATGACAGGGGGTGGTGCCGAGCCGGTACCGCGGTCAGGCGGTGGCCGGGACGGGCGGACCACGGCGTACGACGGCGTGGTGCAGCCAGCGGGCGGACCGGCCGCCCGCCACGGGGGTGCGGGCTGGGCGCACCCGGTGCGGCACCGCGGTGAGCACGCTGCGGATGGCGGCAGCGGCGAACAGCAGCGGGCGGAAGGCGGCCAGCGCGACGGCCCGCACGGTCCGGTGCAGGGCCGCCTCGCCTCGCCGCAGCCACCAGGCGGCCAGCAGGCCCACGCCGACATGGACGGCGAGCAGCAGCCAGGGCAGCGCGCTGGACTGCAGCTGGGCGGCCGCCTGGGCGCTTCCCGGCACCGCGGCGAGCGGGGTGTCCGGGGTCGGGCCGACATGGCCGTTGTGGCACAGGAAGGCCTCGTTGAAGGACCGCCAGGGGCCGGTCACCGGGCCGCCGAAAGCGCCGTAGCAGGCCTGCTGCCCGGTGGTCAGCAGGGTGTCCACGGCCAGTTCGAGCGGCACCATCAGGCCGGCCAGCGTCCAGAAGCCGCACTCGGGGCGGGCGGTGGCCAGGTACACCAGCGCGAAGACCGCGCCGAAGGCCCCGGCCACCGCGGGCAGCGGCAGCGGGGCCTTGGCCATCAGGACGTGCGAGGTCGAGGAGAGCGTGACGCACAGCGCGGCGAAGAGGGCGGCACGCAGTGCCCTCAGCCGCGGTCGTATCGCCTCCATGGCGACAGAGTGTGCCACGGGTACCTGTAGGTGTGACCTAAGAGCGCGTAACAGATGAGGTACGGGAGGCGGCGGCGGGCCCCCTACAGGCCCCTTATGCGGCCGTTGCGGAAGAGGTCCACGAAGATCCGGTGGTCGGAGCGGACCCGGTCGCCGTAGGAGTGGGCGAAGTCCACCAGCATCGGCGCGAAGCCCTCCTCGTCCGCGCCGATCGCCTCGTCGATGGCGTCCTCGGTGGAGAAGGGCACCAGCGAGTGCCCGCTCTCGTCGTCCGCGGCCGCGTGCATCGTCGCGGTGGCCCGGCCCAGGTCCGCCACCACCGCCTCGATCTGCGCCGGGTCGTCCAGGTCCGACCAGTCCAGGTCCACCGCGTAGGGCGACACCTCGGCGACCAGCTGCCCTGCCCCGTCCAGCTCGGTCCAGCCCAGCCACTCGTCGGCGTGCGCCTGCAGCGCCCGCTGCGAGACGACCGTGCGCTGGCCCTCGTGCAGGAAGTAGCCGCGCACCGCGGGGTCGGTGATGTGCCGGGAGACCGCGGGGGTCTGGCCCTGCTTCATGTAGATGACGACGTCGTTCTCCAGCGCGTCGGTGGTGCCTTCGAGCAGCAGGTTGTACGACGGCAGGCCCGCGCTGCCGATGCCGACCCCGCGCCGCCCCACCACGTCCTTGACCCGCAGGCTGTCCGGGCGCACCCGGCTGGCCTCCGGCAGCGTCTCCAGATACGCCCCGAAGGCGGTCAGCACCGCGCCGCGGGTGGCCGCGTCCAGCGCGACGGCGCCGCCGTCCGCGGTGAAGCGCCGGTCGTGGTCGCGCACCTCGGTGAGCGAGTCGAGCAGCCCCACCCTGGTCCGGGTGCGGGCGCTGCGCAGGGCGTCGAGCAGCGGGCCCCGCGCGGTGTCCAGGGTCAGCTGCGGCACCGTCTCGCCCTTGGCCAGCAGCCGGATCTGCTCGCGGTAGGCGGCGGCGTAGACCGTCACCAGGCGGCTGATCATGTCGTCGCCGAGCGCCTTGACATAGCCGAGCAGCGCCACGGAGCCGGCGAAGCGCTTGAGGTCCCAGGTGAAGGGGCCGACGAAGGCCTCGTCGAAGTCGTTGACGTTGAAGACCAGCCGGCCGTTGGACGCCAGGTAGGTGCCGAAGTTCTCGGCGTGCAGGTCGCCGTGGATCCACACCCGGCCGGTGCGGTCCGTCACATAGGGCCCCGCGTCCTGCTCGCCGTCCAGGTCGGCGTAGAACAGGCACGCGGTGCCCCGGTAGAAGGCGAAGGCCGACGCGGCCATCTTTCGGAACTTCACCCGGAATGCGGCCGGGTCGGCGGCCAGCAGCTCGCCGAAGGCGCTGTCGAAGACGGAGAGGATGTGCGCTCCGCGCGGGCCGTCGCCCGCAGTGATGTCTGCCACGACAGGGGGGACGACGGGCGCGGCGCGATGGTTGCCTCCTGTCCGGTCCTGGGGGGTGCCGCCGCCGGGTTGCGGCCCGCTCTGTCGGACCCGGGTCGTAGACTCACCGACGCCGCCAGACAACCCGTTCCGATGGCCCGTTCTCGCCGGAGGTGTCGCCGCCTTGACCGATCAGCCCTTCACTCATCTGCACGTCCACACCCAGTATTCGCTGCTGGACGGAGCGGCGAGACTGAAGGACATGTTCAAGGCGTGCAACGAGATGGAGATGAGCCATGTGGCCATCACCGATCACGGCAACCTGCACGGCGCCTACGACTTCTTCCACCAGGCCAAGGACGCCGGTGTGACCCCGGTGATGGGGATCGAAGCGTATCTGGCGCCCGAGTCGCGGCGGTACAACAAACCGGTCAAATGGGGCGCGCCGCACCAGAAGGGCGACGACGTCTCCGGCGCGGGCGCGTACACCCACATGACGATCTGGGCGCGCAACAGCGTCGGGCTGCACAACCTCTTCCGCGCCCAGTCCCGGGCCTCCTTCGAGGGCTACTTCCGCAAGCCCCGGATGGA includes:
- a CDS encoding TraR/DksA family transcriptional regulator, coding for MVVDKPAAKKAAPKKAAAKKASPKKAAGKKAAAAGEAAAEAAARGKAAASTAASAGEAPAVGKKAGGRKAAPAKKAAGKKAAAREAAPDERVAGDGEGVGRRAAAEAAAGGGESVGRDGSETGAGTVGVEKTAAGTAASGVPAARGAAEAGVLAVLPGEDPWTADEVEEARSELVSEVERLNAEIAASEAAVAGMLRDSADSGGDEVDTGAKNISRESELALAANTRDMLVQAEHALQRLEEGTYGLCEVCGNPIGKARMQAFPRATLCLDDKQRQERR
- the lspA gene encoding signal peptidase II — encoded protein: MTEAERIIITPDGDTPDGAAESASGTSVASGAADGAGTADLAAGRRRRVLVLVGVAAFAYLLDLLSKIWVVTSLENHAPISVFGHYLRFDAIRNAGAAFGLGQGMTIVFTVIAAGVIVVIARLSRRLYSVPWAIALGLLLGGAFGNLTDRVFRAPGGFQGRVVDFIAPAHFAVFNLADSAITCGGVLIVLLSFRGIDPDGTRHRD
- a CDS encoding RluA family pseudouridine synthase gives rise to the protein MSTVPEVRSLPVPDGLEGERVDAAIARMFGFSRTKAAELAAGGKVSLDGSVAGKSERVHGGAWLEVEMPAAAAPVQIVAEPVEGMEIVHDDDDVVVIMKPVGVAAHPSPGWTGTTVIGGLAAAGYRISTSGAAERQGIVHRLDVGTSGLMVVAKSERAYTRLKQQFRDRVVDKRYHALVQGHPDPMSGTIDAPVGRHPTHDYKWAVTADGKPSVTHYDLIEAYRSASLLDIKLETGRTHQIRVHMSAHRHPCVGDLTYGADPVMAKRLGLTRQWLHAKRLGFEHPADGEWVEFDSDYPDDLRQALETVRADSR
- a CDS encoding GNAT family N-acetyltransferase, which translates into the protein MAAVHAIRHEVFVVEQNVPADLEWDGKDGRAVHVLAPGAGTGRLLLGADAAAKNGGDPDLAVLGRLAVLEPARGTGLGALLVRALEDEAARLGLAGVYLEAQVHAIGFYLKLGYAASGPEFQDAGIAHRAMRRIWRP
- a CDS encoding Na+/H+ antiporter; translation: MDQLALFFSLMLAAVVVVPLGDRTGLPSPVLMTLIGGVLALIPQVPNVQIDPDLILPLVLPPLLYAAVQRTSWRQFAANRRAIFLLAVALVFITTAAVAAVADAVVPGITLAAAFTLGALVAPPDPVAATAVAGALGLPRRMISILEGEGLFNDVTAIVLYHVAVAAAVSGHFSLPHAVLELVLSAVVALVVGLVLGWGANKLMGAVGDPTLQISLSLLVPYASYALAEELSGSGVLAVLTSALFLAEYAFAADDVTARLAGTTFWEIVETLITGIAFGLIGLELHHVFSVGSSNWGPMTRHAGLVVAVVVGVRLLYLLPAAWIARRLHTLRDMDEDIPMTWQETVIMWWSGMRGVASVALALAIPLTTDHDGAFPARTELLFIAFAVVLATLVVQGLTLPWLVRRLGVSSDIDAEHALEHDLAVRAMAAARARLKEIERSEPIDDDLSEMLHRRAFDMGARISPDIVDEERRESHARRVKRVKALGRIQDDMLSAARHEVLAARSEPGNDPEVVDRVLRHLDLRSMRT
- a CDS encoding mechanosensitive ion channel family protein codes for the protein MEGALRPVMVVGVALTLTLAVGWAVDRSLRAADARHPETPLWHLLRRCGLPLQVALCTAILRGAYRTAHVGGRHSAAVGQGLTLVLIGATAWLLVRVATAGTDSSYARYAAVSRDVAKIRRLRTQSALIQRVFTAIVGVIAVASMLFSFPEMRTVGASMLASAGIIGIVAGVAAQATLGNLFAGLQIAFGDMVRIGDTVVVDGEWGTVEEITLTYLSVRTWDERRITMPVSYFTSRPFENWSRGDARMTGTVYFHLDHAVPVEAMRKRLYEVLEQTREWDRRAWNLVVIDTTPTTVQLRALVTAKDADDVFNLRCLVREQMIEWLRREHPYALPRVSTTSAPGAS
- a CDS encoding dienelactone hydrolase family protein, which gives rise to MAPWTRTRPAGGNPVTIVLFHSMYGLRPAVHTAADRLRAAGHEVLVPDLYDGRTTTDAEEGMRIKDEIGKDELLRRAVAAAAPLSDRGLVYAGFSLGGSVAQNLALGDERARGLLLLHGTSDIADDAATDIPVQLHVADPDPFEPDDWLNAWYLRMGKAGADVEVHRYRGAGHLYTDPGLPDYDEEAATRTWAVALDFLREL
- a CDS encoding DsbA family protein encodes the protein MSNRNSKASKEAARERLRAQREKDAKRAKVRRQLAVGGGVVALLAIAGGVAFAVNEMNKPSYWSAAAKNTLVKPANTSGTDGTTIVIGDAGNKNVVHEFEDPRCPYCAAYEQTAGDAVLQGAKDGKYQINYTFGTFIDDKDNGSGSKKALSAMGAALNVSVDAFEQFHKALYSKANHPDETSDSYKSADKLISIAQQVPALKGNAKFSDAVKKGTFDKWALAMTAAYNKDPASAKGTPYVLVNGTAVEVNGVASDKVVAGIAAQLKK
- a CDS encoding DUF2252 domain-containing protein gives rise to the protein MADITAGDGPRGAHILSVFDSAFGELLAADPAAFRVKFRKMAASAFAFYRGTACLFYADLDGEQDAGPYVTDRTGRVWIHGDLHAENFGTYLASNGRLVFNVNDFDEAFVGPFTWDLKRFAGSVALLGYVKALGDDMISRLVTVYAAAYREQIRLLAKGETVPQLTLDTARGPLLDALRSARTRTRVGLLDSLTEVRDHDRRFTADGGAVALDAATRGAVLTAFGAYLETLPEASRVRPDSLRVKDVVGRRGVGIGSAGLPSYNLLLEGTTDALENDVVIYMKQGQTPAVSRHITDPAVRGYFLHEGQRTVVSQRALQAHADEWLGWTELDGAGQLVAEVSPYAVDLDWSDLDDPAQIEAVVADLGRATATMHAAADDESGHSLVPFSTEDAIDEAIGADEEGFAPMLVDFAHSYGDRVRSDHRIFVDLFRNGRIRGL